The genomic DNA TAGGCGTCTTCCTTGCCGGACAGGCCGACCTTGGCCAAGAGCTTGCGGCCCAGGACCTCGGCTTCTGCGCGTGGAGTCTTTTTCACCACCAGCGGGCCTTCGATCACGTTCTCCAGCGCGGTGCGATGGGGGAACAGGTTGAAGTTCTGGAACACGAAGCCCACCTGCTGGCGTAAACGGCGCACCAGGCCCTGTTGCTGGTTCAGCGGGCGGCTGCCATCGATCTCGATGTCGCCGACCTTGATCCGGCCGCTGGAAGGCTCTTCGAGGAAGTTCAGGCAGCGCAGGAACGTCGTCTTGCCCGAGCCGCTAGGGCCGATGATCGCAACCACTTCGCCTTCTTCGATCTTCAGGTCGATGCCGTTGAGCACCACCTGACCCTTGAACTGCTTTGTCAGTTTTTCCACGACAATCATGGGTCAGGACTCCTGGTCATGCCGATTGACCCGGGCTTCCAGGACGTTCTGCAGGTGCGAGAGCACGGTGGCAAGAACCCAATAGATCAGCGCGGCGGCAAGGTACATGGTGAAGATTTCGAAGGTTCGTGCGGTGATCAGCTGCGCCTGGCGGAACAGCTCCGGCACCTGGATGGTCGCCGCCAGCGCGGTGTCCTTGACCAGGGAAATGAAGCTGTTGCCCCAACGGCGGCAGGGCCGTACGTGCGGCTTGCGGCAGGATGGCCCGGCGCAGGGTCTGGGCGCGGGTCATGCCGATACTCGCCGCCGCTTCCCACTGGCCGCGCTCGATGGAACTGATGGCGGCCCGCAGGATTTCACACGCATAGGCGGCCATGTTCAGCGAGAAACCGATCAGGGCCGCGGGCAGAGGATCCAGCTCGATGCCCAGTTGCGGCAACCCGTAATAGATCACGAACAACTGCACCAGCAACGGCGTGCCGCGAAAGAACGACACGTAGATGCGGGCGATCCAGTTCACCAGTTTGAAGCGCGACAAGCGCATCAGCGCCAGGCCGAACCCCAGCAGCAAGCCGAAAAACATGCCGCCCAGGCTGAGGATGACCGTGTAATACGCGCCCTTGAGCAAAAAGGGCGCGGAGTCCAGTGCGAGTTGAAGAGCTGCTTCCATTATTGGGTAACGTCAGCGCTGAAGTATTTTTCCGAAAGCTTTTTCAGCGTACCGTCGGCGCGCAGTTTCTCGATGGCCTTGTTCACGGCCGCCAGCAACTCAGGCTCGCCTTTGCGCAGGGCAATGCCGGACTCCTGACGCGAAAAGGCTTCGCTGGTGACGGTGGTGTCCTTGGCTTTCTTGGCGTATTCCAGCGCGGCCAGGCGGTCGATCAGGATGGTATCGATACGGCCGACGCGCAGGTCCTGGAACTTGGTGGGGTCGTCATCGTAGGTTTTGACTTGGGCGCCCGGTACTTCAGCTTTTACCCACTGTTCGTAGTTGGTGCCCAGGCCCACGCCGACTTTTTTACCGTCCAGGTCAGCGGCCTTCTTGATGTTCAGCTCGTCGGCTTTCTTGGTCAGTACCAGCGCTTGAATCCCGGAAATGGTGTACGGCTCGGAGAAGTCATACTTTTTCTTACGTTCTTCGGAGATGGTCACCTGGTTGACCACGGCGTCCAGACGCTTGGATTCCAACGCCGCGAGGATGCCGGCCCATGGGGTCGTCTGCAGCTTGACCTTCACCCCCAGTTCCTTGGCCAGGGCTTCGGAGAATTCCACTTCGAAGCCGGTCAGCTTGCCGCTGTCATCAACGAAGCTGAACGGTGGATAAGTACCTTCCAAGCCGATCTTGATTTCGCCTTTGTCCTTGATTGCTTGCAGTTGCTCACCGGCAACTGCTTGCCCCAGCAGCCCGGCGCTCAATGCCAGGCCCAGCGAACCCACCAACAGGTTGCGACGTAATGCGGAAAAATTCATGACAAGCCCCTGTGTTTTCTTATGAAGAGGTTATTTTGGCTGAGATAAGGCGTAGCCGCGATCCGAAAAGATTGCCACATCCTGCCTTAAAGCAGCCTGGGCGTCTCGCGGCAAATGCGCCTGCGGCGAGACTATAAGTTGGCTTTTATAGATTGGAAAATAATATTAAATAAAACGCATATGTTTATTTGGAATGAAAATTTGTGGGAGCGAGCTTGCTCGCGATCGCGGTGGATCAGCAGAAATTTATGCAGCTGACATGCCGCTATCGCGAGCAAGCTCGCTCCCACAGAAGGCTTCCACCGAAGTCTTCACTAAGCCTGGAACGCCGCACTATAGGCAAACAACGCCGGTGCGCCGCCGGTGTGCAGGAAGATGATCGGGCCTTCGTCGAAACGGTCGCGGCCAATGCCGTCGAGCAGGCCGGCCATGGCCTTGCCCGTGTAGACCGGATCGAGCAACAGGCCTTCCTGGCTGGACAGCAGCTTGACCGCCGCCAGTGTCCCGGCATTCGGTTCACCGTAGCGAGGGGCGAAGTATTCATCCCACAGGTTCACCTTGAACGCTTCTGGAAGGGCGACGTCCAGCAACGCTGCCGTGCGCTCGGCCAGGCCCTGGACCTTCGGAAACTGGTCCTCCTCGCTGCGGGAAACCGTGACGCCAATGACCGCAAGCGCCGGCAGGCTTTCACTCAACGCCAGCGCCAGGCCGCTGTGGGTCCCGGCACTGCCCGAGGCCAGTACCACGGCAGCGAACTCGATCCCGGTGTCCTTGATCTGCTCGGCCAGTTCCAGGCCAGCACGCACATACCCCAGCGCGCCCAAGGCGTTCGAGCCGCCAATCGGCACCAGGTAGGGTTTTTTCCCATTGCTGCGCAAGCGAGCGGCGAGGGCCTGCAATTGCTCGTCGGCGTTGTCCAGGTTGTCCACCAGCTCGACCTTGGCGTCGAACAGCTCCAGCAACAGCCGGTTGCCGTTGCCCAGGTAATTGCTGTCTTCGGTGCCGATGGGGTTTTCCAGCAAGGCGACACAACCCAGGCCGAGCTTCGCGGCCAGGGCGGCGGTCTGGCGAACGTGGTTGGACTGGATCGCCCCGGCCGTGATGAGGGTATCGGCACCCTGAGCGATGGCATCGGCGGCCAGGTATTCGAGCTTGCGCAGTTTGTTGCCGCCCAAGGCCAGGGGCGTCAGGTCGTCGCGCTTGATATAGATGTCCCGGCCGAGCCAGGTGGAGAGGCGGTCGAGTTTTTCCAGCGGTGTCGGATGGTCGAGCAGGTCGAGACGGTTAAAGCGAGACAACTGTTCTTTGATCATGAGTCCGTACTGGTTGTAGGCGATGTCTGGACTATAGGCACGCCGATATTCAGGGGCAACCGGCAATCATAGGTCGGGGTGTAAACGGGGTGGCGAATGATGGGTGATCGCCGAAAAACCTGTGGGAGCGAGCTTGCTCGCGATAGCGGTGGGTCAGTTGGCCTATTTATTTACTGACCTACCGCCATCGCGAGCAAGCCCGCTCCCACAGGGGCTGTGTGGTGTCTGTTGAACACTGAACGAATACATACCAGGCAGCGTCTACCCTCCCACGGGCTCGCGTAGGAAACGTACCGTCGAGCCCTGCGATTAGTCCTTAGCTGGCTATTCATGTTTAACTTGAAC from Pseudomonas beijingensis includes the following:
- a CDS encoding D-cysteine desulfhydrase encodes the protein MIKEQLSRFNRLDLLDHPTPLEKLDRLSTWLGRDIYIKRDDLTPLALGGNKLRKLEYLAADAIAQGADTLITAGAIQSNHVRQTAALAAKLGLGCVALLENPIGTEDSNYLGNGNRLLLELFDAKVELVDNLDNADEQLQALAARLRSNGKKPYLVPIGGSNALGALGYVRAGLELAEQIKDTGIEFAAVVLASGSAGTHSGLALALSESLPALAVIGVTVSRSEEDQFPKVQGLAERTAALLDVALPEAFKVNLWDEYFAPRYGEPNAGTLAAVKLLSSQEGLLLDPVYTGKAMAGLLDGIGRDRFDEGPIIFLHTGGAPALFAYSAAFQA
- the tcyN gene encoding L-cystine ABC transporter ATP-binding protein TcyN; the encoded protein is MIVVEKLTKQFKGQVVLNGIDLKIEEGEVVAIIGPSGSGKTTFLRCLNFLEEPSSGRIKVGDIEIDGSRPLNQQQGLVRRLRQQVGFVFQNFNLFPHRTALENVIEGPLVVKKTPRAEAEVLGRKLLAKVGLSGKEDAYPRRLSGGQQQRVAIARALAMEPAVILFDEPTSALDPELVGEVLATIRGLAEEKRTMVIVTHEMGFARDVANRVVFFDKGVIVEQGEAKAWFAAPKEERTRQFLSKFLSAGHDSQ
- the tcyJ gene encoding cystine ABC transporter substrate-binding protein, whose amino-acid sequence is MNFSALRRNLLVGSLGLALSAGLLGQAVAGEQLQAIKDKGEIKIGLEGTYPPFSFVDDSGKLTGFEVEFSEALAKELGVKVKLQTTPWAGILAALESKRLDAVVNQVTISEERKKKYDFSEPYTISGIQALVLTKKADELNIKKAADLDGKKVGVGLGTNYEQWVKAEVPGAQVKTYDDDPTKFQDLRVGRIDTILIDRLAALEYAKKAKDTTVTSEAFSRQESGIALRKGEPELLAAVNKAIEKLRADGTLKKLSEKYFSADVTQ